Sequence from the Eriocheir sinensis breed Jianghai 21 chromosome 63, ASM2467909v1, whole genome shotgun sequence genome:
aatacagataaagataggcagtttcagagtttaccagtgaaagggatgaaagaatgaaagaatcagagtaaaaatatttaaatatgaatTTTTTTACATCAAGAAACAGAAGTGGTTTTGGCTCAGAACCAGTAAGAcctcttaacataacaaacaatGTCATCATTTTGGAGATTTTTGTTTTACCAACATATTTTACAGTATCAGTAATTTGCTAAAATGGAGATCCTACTGCTATGTGAGTACAGAGGTGCTGGCTGTAATACACTCCTGTGTGCCTAGGTGCCCCTTGGGTGGCATGTGTGTGCCAGCTGCGAGAGCACTGCGCCTCCACGCTCCCACCACTGCAACACCTGTAACATGTGCATCCTCAAGAAGGAGCACCACTGTGTGTTTGCTGGCTGCTGCGTGGGGCTCGCCAACCACCGCTACTtctacattttcctcttcctcatgtggGGCTCAACGCTGTACTGCTCCTTCCTCAATGCCTGCTTCATATGGCCATATGTGGGTGAGTATACATGGTTGTGTAATTACTTAATCACACAGGATCATGTGAATATAAATATCATGCTCTGAAATGAATCTTAAAGTCATTCTTATACTATTCAAGTATTTATTTGTTAATGCTGAGGATTTGGCTGTTGTGGTAGTCGTTAGGTATAAGAACTAGAAGTGTTGTAAACCTACAACATTGTATTTTAATTCCACAGGAGGCTTCAACTGGTGGGCCTTGGtgcgcctcctcctcccaggGGTGTGGCTCCTGTGGGAACCGTCCATCAACACActgtattccttcctcttctccatcaacGTGATTGGCTGCCTCTTCATGTCAGTGCTCATGTATTACTACACAGCACTCCTGGTGACCAACACAACCACTTACGAGAACAACCACGGCAAGGGGCAGAAGTATGACCAAGGCAGGGAGCACAACCTGAAGGTGCGGGTCTATTTGTGTGAATTGTATGCTCCGGATTTTGTGTACCTACCAGGTGTTTACACAGGCTTTTTTTCTAGATATGTAtaccatatttatttatttacttcatcaGTCAAGTTGTTGAAAGGTTGTTTTACTTGTGTTATCTGGTTTGATTCTGTATATGAACATTGAacagtgtgtgtgtacatttaccTATGTGTAGTATACAGGATTAGAGTTAGCTTCTTGTTATCCTGTCCCCTTGCCTACTTTTATGCTGCTTAGCTTTGAAGTCGTGGATGTTCCTTGCTGCACCACCTCTTCATCCAGTTCATTCCAAACATCATTGCTTCTATATGAAAACAGAATTTCTTGACACAattaccacattttgtctcctttaactgtatgtgtgtgtgtagatattaGTGATGTACGGTATATATAATAAGCCACTCATTTTAATGCCACTAATCCTCATAGGTGACCCTGGGAGAGCGCTGGTACCTCACTTGGGTGTTTCCAACGCTGTACTCACGCCTGCCTTGTGACGGCCTGGAGTGGCCATCACAGCAGCGCTCCACGGCAAAGACTGACAAACACAAGAGCAAGTAAGCCACAGCCACTCACAGCGTCCTCCTTGCAGCCTGAAGTGTTCACCCGGTATCTGGTAAGTGAGGTGGAAAGTACAAATAGACTGAACTTACTCCATGATGTTTGTCCCTTTGCTCAAATAGTACATGTTGCTTGCAGTGTTTAGGGAT
This genomic interval carries:
- the LOC126986975 gene encoding probable palmitoyltransferase ZDHHC24 translates to MGDHSIRFRKRFMPRTFADFSALVFMSLIIPTVYWFEVYVVAPTVYNTTLNFLHTLLGTYIVLNILGNFIAIITVDTSTQGQVLPSQVPLGWHVCASCESTAPPRSHHCNTCNMCILKKEHHCVFAGCCVGLANHRYFYIFLFLMWGSTLYCSFLNACFIWPYVGGFNWWALVRLLLPGVWLLWEPSINTLYSFLFSINVIGCLFMSVLMYYYTALLVTNTTTYENNHGKGQKYDQGREHNLKVTLGERWYLTWVFPTLYSRLPCDGLEWPSQQRSTAKTDKHKSK